The Rheinheimera mangrovi genome contains the following window.
CCAAACGATTTATTGTTACAAGGGACCACTGACGGCACCTTGTTTATGCCCGGTGAGAAAAACGCCTCTGGCGCGCATTTAAACTATCCAAATTATGCAGATCCAAGCACTGCCCTCGGAGCACTGGATGGTTGGTCGACTCAAAACCCATTCACTTTAGCTCTGAGCTTTGCCTCTGGTGTGACTTTGGATGCGGCCAGTGTACAGCAAGCAGGTGCTGTTTATTTAGTTGAAACTCTGATGGGCGACCCAGCTTCGCCTGACGCAGATTGCCGTGTAGTCCCTCGTGGTGCAGCCTGTAAGCCTGTAGGCAGCCTGCGTTATGGTGTGGATTACATTACCCGCGCCAGTGGCAATAACGTTGCCGTTATCCCGTTAAAGCCTTTAAAACCAGCCACTACCTATATCCTGGTAGTCACGAACGCCTTAAAAGACAGTGAAGGCCGTTCTGTCGCACCTTCCGTCACCTATGAGTTGGTTAAACAGGATATTACCACTAAGCCATTAGGTACAGCGGCTCAACTGGCATTACAAGGAGTGATCAATAGTTTTGAAAATGCAGTTTCGGTAGAGTCTATCAATAAAGCTGACATTATATACACCGCAGCTATTACTACTCAGTCTACTGCTCCGGTATTTGCCAGCATTAAGAAGTTAATGGCGCCAAGCCCATTAAACAACAACACCCCTCCATCTGTAATGCTGACTGATACTGGCGCAGTGGTATCTGATGTTTTATTCCAAGGACAAACAGTAGCGGACAGCCCGGCTGATCCGCGTTTTATTTTTAAACTGGCGAAACTCTACACTGGTACCATCAATCTGCCGTATTATTTGAAAGCTGCAACGGCAGGAAATCCAGCATCGCCTTTGAGTACCCGCTGGGTTGCTCGTTGTGACTCAGGCGCTATTATTGCGTCATTGTCTGATGCTCAGAAAACTGCTCTTGAATCAGGTATTACTGATCCGGCGCAATTGGCTAATGACGCGTATTGTAAAGCTGCATCAGGCGGTGCTTTACGTGACTTTGGTTTAGACAAACAACGTCACCTGACCAAGTTTAATGTTATTCCTAAAACAAACAGCACTCAAACCGTGGCCGTGCAGGTTACCGTGCCGGATGAAGTTCGTGGTGCCGCCTTAGGTTTAGTCAAACCAGCGGCGGGCTGGCCTGTCGTGATATTGCAACATGGTATTACGTCCAAAAAAGAAGATATGTTAGCTATCACCGGCGCCTTGTCTGCCCGTGGTTTTGCCACTATCGCTATTGACCATCCGTTACACGGCAGTCGTGGCTTCAAATTTCCAGTACAAGATGCGAATGGTGTAGTGAAAGATTTAGTCATTAACGCTTCGACCAATAGCGCTACTGATTATATGAATCTTTCAAACCTGTTGGTCACTCGTGACAACCTGCGTCAAAGTATTGCGGACATGCTCGGCTTACGTTTAGGCATGAACTTTAATAACCAGCCTGGTTTGTTGAATACTCAGGATGTACAGTTCTTAGGTCACTCGTTAGGCGCTATCTCTGGGACTTCTATGGTGGCTTTGGCCAACACTACAACAGGCAGTGCTCAACTGGATGCTTTATATAAAATCCGTTCTGCAACTTTAGCTATGCCTGGTGGTGCTGTAGCCAACTTCCTGCTGGAATCAGCGTCTTTTGGTCCAACTATTAAAGCCAGTGTATTGTTAGGTGCAGGGGGTACTACTGCTGCGGCTTACACCCAGTTTGCTGCATCCAATACTTGTGGTACAGGCCAAGCTGCTCCTTATGCTGCTTGCTTTAACTCTTTTGTTCAGGCCTTGAGTGCTACAAACCCAACAGCTTTGGCTGCATTAAACGCCTCTTTCGCTTCTTTTGCCTTTGCTGCACAAACAGTGACAGATGCGGGTGACCCAAATAACTACGCTTCAATGCTTGTTGCGTCCGCAACTCCTACCTATATCATTGAAGTTGTTGGTGATCAGGCAGGACAGTTACCGGATCAGGTGATACCAAACCGTGCTGCAGCTATGCCTCTGGCTGGTACTGAACCTTTGGCTGCGTTATTAGGCGCATCAGCGGTGAATAACGTTGCTGGTACTTATCCAGTGACCGGCACTGCATTAAGCCGCTTTATTGCCGGTGGTCATAGCTCAATTCTAAGCCCTGCTGCTAGTAGTGCTGCTACTACAGAAATGCAAAGCCAAAGCGTTAGCTTCTTTATGGGGCGTGGTGCTGGTGTTGTAGTTACTAACGGCGCTGTGATGGCTCCTGCTAACTAGAGGTCCCACCACCTATAAAAAGCCCAGCTTGCTGGGCTTTTTTTATGACTATCAAGCTACAATGCCTGTAGTTTTTCTCGAAAAGGAATAAAAATGGAATTTTTATATCAATATGGTTTATTTCTGGCGAAAACCGCCACTGTGGTGATAGCTGTCGCTGTGATTATCGTTCTGGTGGTTTCCGCCAGACAAAAGACGAAAAAAGGTGAGCTGGAGTTTAGCGACCTGTCAGAAGATTACAGCGAATTGACCGCCGATTTACAACAACAACTGCTGGATAAAAAAGCCTATAAAGCCTGGACAAAAAGTCAAAAACAAAAAGATGAGCCAAAAGAACGGCTTTTTGTATTGGATTTTAATGGCAGTATGGATGCGCATGAAGTGGACGCCTTGCGCGAAGAAGTAACAGCTGTGTTAGCTGTTGCAACGGCCACAGATGAAGTATTGCTCCGGCTGGAAAGCCCAGGTGGGGTGGTGCATGGGTATGGCTTGGCTGCGTCTCAGCTTGATAGGATAAAACAGCACAATATTCGCCTGACAGTGGCTGTCGACAAAGTAGCGGCCAGTGGTGGTTATATGATGGCCTGTATTGCCGATCGCATTTTAGCAGCACCTTTTGCTGTTGTTGGCTCTATTGGTGTGGTTGCTCAGTTGCCTAACTTCCATAAGCTGTTGAAGAAGAACCATATAGATGTAGAACAATTCACTGCAGGCGAATTTAAACGCACAGTCACAGTCTTTGCCGAGAATACGGACAAGGGCCGCGAGAAGTTTCAGCAGGAACTGGAACAAACTCATGTGTTGTTTAAAGACTTTGTGCATAAACACAGACCTGTACTTGATATAGATCAGGTTGCAACAGGTGAGCATTGGTTTGGTTATCAGGCGCTGGATTTACATTTAATCGACCAACTTCAAACCAGTGATGATTATTTAGTGCAGCAATTTCACAGTAAAAAGGTAGTGCAGGTGAAGTATCAGCTTAAGCTTAAACTGGCAGAAAAAGTGGGTTTGGCAGCAAGCACGGCGCTAAGCAGCAGTTTGCATAAATTGTCGCAACTTAGTTTCTGGCGTTAACTGATGCATTCGGAATTTTGGCATAACTGTTGGCAACAACAACGAATAGGTTTTCATCAATATGATGTTCACCCGCTGTTGCCTGTACTGGTATCTCAACTGAGTTGGGATCGCTCTAAGACTGTTTTTGCGCCTTTGTGCGGCAAAAGCCTGGATCTGTGGTGGTTATCTCAGCAGGGAAAAGTGATAGGTGCGGAGCTGTCTGAATTGGCCTGCCAGCAGTTTTATCAGCAGCAGGAGCAAAAGTTCTCTGTTTCAGCACAAGGCGATTTTCAGTACTTTAGTCATCAGTCTGTGGATATCTGGCAAGGTGACTACTTTGCTTTAAAGCCAGAACAACTAGACGAAATTGGGCTGATTTATGACAGAGCAGCACTGATTGCCTTACCTTCGCAGATGCGCATTGACTACGTAAAGCAATTAAAAAAACTATGTACTGGACCCGTTTCTTTGTTGCTGTTGAGTTTGGAGTATCCACAAGAAGAAATGTCCGGCCCACCATTTTCAGTGACTGAGCAGGAAGTTAGGCAGTTGTTTGATTATTCGGCCTCTGTGGAGTTAGTAGCGCTGCGAAATCTGACGGGACGGCCTTTTGCACAGCGGCAGTTTAACGTCAGTAAGCTTGTTGAAAAAGCGTATTGGATCCGCTGGTAGCTGTGAATGCCATAAAAAACGCCGCATTATGCGGCGTTTTTTATCACTGAAGTTTTAACTGTTTCTACCGGCATCGGGGTTGTTAAAACATTCTGCATCAAACTGATTTTCGCTTTTGGCGATAAGGCAGGATACCATGGCATCACCTGTGATATTCACAGCAGTGCGGGTCATATCTAATAGACGGTCTACACCAATAATCAGCGCTATACCTTCGACAGGCAAACCGACTTGCTGCAAAACCATAGCCAACATAATCAAACCTACGCCAGGCACTCCAGCAGTACCTACAGAGGCTAAAGTGGCTGTCAAAATAACCATCAGATAGTCCATAGTGGTTAAATCAACCTGAAATACCTGTGCAATAAATACAGTGGCAACACCCTGCATAATGGCGGTTCCATCCATATTGATGGTTGCGCCCAAAGGAATAGTGAAGGAGGCAATATTGTTACTGACCCCCAGTTTTTTTGTAGTAGTTTCCATGTTAACTGGAATAGTCGCGTTGCTGCTGGACATGCTAAAACCAAACAAAGCAGCATCTTTCATTTTCCGGAAAAACATCAGTGGATTTAAACCGCCGAAGACCCCGATAAACAAACCGTAGACAATGAAACCATGGAAAAACAATACAAAAAGTACAGTGCTGAAATACCAGCCGAGGCTTTCCAGATCTTTCAAATCTAAACTGGTAAAAAGTTTGGCCATCAGAAAAAATACGCCATAAGGCGCTAAAGCCATCATAAAGCCAACCAGCTTCATCACTACTTCATTTAAGTCAGTAAACAAAGCCCGAACTCTGGCGCCTGCTTCACCAGTGAGTGCAACTGCTAATCCGAATAGCACTGAGAAGACGATAATTTGCAGCATTTCTCCTTTCGCCATGGCTTCAACCGGGTTACTTGGGAACATGTTGATAAAGACTTGAGTAATAGACGGTGCTTGTTGCACGCTAAAATTTGCATCTGCCGTCATTTGTACACCAGTACCTGGAGACACCAGCAGTGCAAAAAAGATGGCGATGGCGATGGCGATGGCTGTAGTGAGAATATACAAACCTACAGACTTGCCACCCAGGCGCCCAAGTGTACTGCCATCACTTAACGAACTGGTCCCACAGACCAAAGAGACAAAAACTAAAGGAACCACCAGCATTTTTAAGCTTGCGACAAAAATTTGCCCGCCAGCATGAAAAATGCCGTCAACAAAAAATGCCCGCAGACCTAATTCAACGCCAAATAAACTCAAGGTCCGTTCGGCTTCACCTGCTAACAGAAATTTAAACAATGCACCGACCAGGATACCCAGTGCCATACCGATCAGAATACGTGGAGTTAGACCCAATTTCTTTTTAGACGTCATTTCTATTTTTTATCAGACCAGAAAATGTCGCTAAGCCTAACAGTTTGTGAGTCAAAAGAAAAACCACAACGAACTGAATTATTTTACGCTTTGGCTTAACCCCATCTGAAAGTTTCGACTAAGCTAGAATAATTACAATAAGTTAGCGCATCCAATGGAGAGTCCAGATGCTTAGAGTCCGGTGCTACTTTGTCATCATTCTTTTGTTTCTGTTGGCATCCTGTGGCGGTGGTGGAGGCACCATTAGTGACGACGATGACGGTGGCGGCTCTACCGAAGTGATAAGCATCAGTCTGGCGTTAACAAGCGCATCTGCTGTGGTGTCCTCAGAAGTGAGTAAAGCCCAGCCTCTGACCTTAACTGCGACTTTAACTTCTTCAACCGGTCGTTCTATGGCGGGTCAGTTGGTCACTTTTAGTTTTAATGACGCGCTTCTGGCCAGTTTTAATAACGAAGCCGGCACAGCGCAGACAAATAGCAGTGGTATTGCGGTAATCGGGGTTGTTGTTGGTACCAAAAGTGGCGCCGGCACAATAGCCGCCACTTTAACCGGCGGACAATCTGCGACCATCAGTTTTGCTTCAGCCGGAGATGCTGATGATGTGGAACCTGAAAAGCCTGTGGGCTCACTTCGTCTCATTGCAGACAGCCTGCAATTAGGCTCAGGCAATACAGCAAAGGTGGCGGTGTCAGCGGTCGTTCTCGATGCCAACAATGTACTGCAGCCCGGAGTGACTGTGCAATTCAGTACCAGTTCCGGTCAACTGGAGGTAGTGAGTGCTGTGACAGAATCGGACGGCGTAGCCAAAGCCAACCTGTCCAGCAGTATAGACCCTTCACTACGGACTATCACTGTCACGGCAGCGGTGGGAGATAAACTCGCTACATTAGATATTAACGTCATAGGCACAGCCATTCTGATCAGTGCGCCACGCTCGATGGTGTTGTCTGACGAAGTCTCCATTACCGCAGATTTAACTGACTTTGATGGCAAAGGTATTCAGGGTAGAACTTTAACTGTGACATCAGCTTTAGGTAATCCTGTCAGCAGTACTTCACTGGTCACAGCTGGCAATAGCGGTCGGGTTTCCTTCACCTACAGAGCCGTCCAGGGCGGTACAGATGAACTGACTGTTGTGGGGCTGGGCGCTACGGCTGTTGCTACTATCAGCATTCAGGCAGATCAGTTCCGCTTTTTAAATACGGACGTCATAGAAGTCCCACTTGGCATTGAGCAGTCACTTACCGCGGAATGGCTGGTGAACAATTTACCTAATGCCGGCAAAGCGCTTAACTTCACTACCACCAGAGGAACTTTGGGATTACTGACAGGAAATGTTACTCAGGTTTCTGTGGATCAAACAACGAATGCGCAAGGTCAGGCTTCGGTTTTGGTTGCCTCCAATTTTGCTGGTTTTGCCAATATTGCAGCGACTGAAGTTCGGTCCGGAGCCACGGATTTATTGACCACTCAAACTCAGATAGAGTTTATTGCCACAGTGCCGGATACCATAGCCGTGTCCGCTTTTCCTGCTCAGTTAGGCCCAGGTGAACAAAGTGTTGTTCGCTCTGTCGTGCGTGATAAGAATAATAATCCTGTGAAAAACCGCTCAGTGGCCTTTACTCTGGATGGCGCTCCTGGTGGCCAAATTAATCCGGCAGTGGCGATCACCGATTCTCAGGGGCTCGCCAGTACAGTCTTTACGGCTGACAATACGACTGGGGCTGGGACAGGTGCGAATTTAAACGTTTTAGCTACAGTACTTAATACGACGCCAGTGGTCAGGGGGAACACTCCTGTATCTGTCGGATCCAGGACTTTGTTTTTCCGCTTTGGTACAGGCAATAGCATCATCGCTCCAAGTAATTCTTTGTTTGCACAGGAGTTTTCGATTTTGGTCACGGATTCTTCAGGTAATCCTGTGGCGGGGCAGGAGTTGAACGTTTCTGTAGTGCCTTTAAGCTATAACAAAGGCTTTTGGATGGCAGTTCCCGATCTAATTGATTTTGAGTATTGGGATTCCGTGATCACCAGCCCTGACTGTGCAAGTGAAGATGTGAATAACAATGGTATTTTGGATCCGGGTGAAGACCTCAATGGAAATGGTCAGCTAACGCCGGGTAATGTGGCTTCGGTTCCCCGTACAGTGCAAGCTGATGACAATGGTATTGCTACCTTTGATTTAACCTATACCAGAGATTTTGCCCCATGGACCAGAGTATTATTGTCTGTGACAGGTTTTGCCGATGGAACTGAAAACATTGCAAGCCGGGAATATCGGATTTTGGTTTCGGGTGAGTATGTCTCAGATGAGACCGCTAAACCGGCAAGTAATCCTTTTGGTAGCGGCGCTTTGTGCAGCAATACCAATTAAAGCTAAGCTGCAGCTGTTGTCTGTACCGTGGCATAAAAAAGGCGGAATGTTTATCCGCCTTATGTTGTTAATCTGTCCGTTAATTTGTCAATTACGCTGGAACTGATAAACAGAACCGAGTTTCAGGATTTTTGTCAGCTCATCCAATGCCTGACGGCTTTCAACCAGCAGCTGAGGATCGGCTAAATCGGCTTCGCTGATCTCGTCACGATAGTGCGTGTCTACCCACTGATTTAAGTGGATAAACAAGCTGTTGTTCATCAGCACGGCCGGATTAACAGCCTGATGTTCTGCGTCGCTCATGGCCACACGCAAGCGTAAGCACGCCGGACCACCGCCATTTTGCATACTTTGTTTGACATCAAAATAATGCACCTGGCGCACCGGAGTACCACGGCCTGTCAGCTGCTCCAGATATGCAGAAACCGTAGCACTGTCACGGCATTCTGTTGGTGCGATAATCGCCATATCACCATTGGGTAAAGTGACCAGTTGAGTGTTAAACAAATAGGTTTTCACGGCTTCTGCGACCGACACCTCAGAGGTTTTGACTTCAATAAAATGCAGATCAGCAGCAGAGCCAAACTTACGACGAATTTCGTCCAGCTTGTTTTGGGTGTCAACAAAAGCCTGTTCGTGGAAAAACAGCACATTCTGGTTACCCACTGCTATCACATCGTTATGAAACACACCCTGATCAATCACGTCCGGGTTTTGTTGCATCATCACAGCACCGTTCTCGGATAAACCGTGCAGACGGGCTACTGCTTCACAGGCTTCCAGCGTATGCCGGGCAGGGAAGCGTTTAGGCGCAGGTTTAGATGAGTCAAAGGCGTAGCGGCCGTATACAAACAGCTCGACACCTGACTTACCGTAGTCACTGCATAAACGGGTATGATTGGCTGCACCTTCATCACCAAAGTGATCGTTGTCCGGCAGATGCTGGTGATGCGCAAAATGTTTGTCATCACTGAACATGGCTTTGAGAATACGACCTGTGGTGACAGGTTCCAGTGAGCGGTGAAACTTATTGGTTAAGTTCGCCGGCGTAAAATGAATCTTACCATCCGCCGTATCTGCACTGGGCGAAATAGTGGCGGCGTTGGCTGTCCACATACTGGAGGCCGAACAAACGGCCTTCAGTACAGCGGGTGCTTGTTTTGCTGCTTTACTAATCACTTCACTGTCAGTGCCGGTAAAACCTAAACGTCTTAAGGTATAGACATCAGGTCTTTCCTGTGGCGCCAGTACGCCTTGTATTAACCCCAGTTCAGACAGAGATTTCATCTTCTGCAAGCCCTGCTTAGCAGCTTGTTTCGGACTGGAGGTATTTTTGGCGTTATTGAGAGAGGCAACGTTGCCGATGGATAATCCGGCATAGTTGTGTGTCGGCCCGACGAGGCCGTCAAAGTTTGCTTCAAAGAACTTCATTTTTGCTTTATTCCTTCATTTTTGGGAAGGGGCACTGCTTTTATTATTATTGCGGCCGTTGCTTCATTTTTTTTCCGCTGGCACTGAAAATCACAGCTTTACCGGCCGTAACTGCAGTGACTCTGGGAAACTAACCCCCGTAGTTATAGCCATAGCCAGATAGTCAGCCGTTGAGCTTGCCTCTTTGCTGTGACTTTTTTACTTTATGCAGGAGCCGCTGATTTATTCAGCGAAAAGTCACTAAATTGTGACCTTCTGGCATAATAATGAACTTATTCTCTTGTCACAACTTGAGTTTACGGATATACGTTAAAAAAGAAGTGCCCGCCGGCACGCTAAAAGGTCAGGGATCTCAATCATAAAATGGCGAAATCACTAGTCATAGTCGAATCACCAGCGAAAGCTAAAACTATCAATAAGTACCTTGGAAATGACTTTATCGTCAAATCCAGCGTAGGCCATATCCGCGATCTGCCAACGAGCAGCAACAAAGATAAAGTCAAAGAAGACAAGACGAAGCTCAGCAAAGAGCAAAAAGAGTATCAGGCTCTGGTTGAACGTATGGGTATAGATCCAAACAACAACTGGCAGGCCCGCTATGAAATTTTGCCTGGCAAAGAAAAAGTCGTCAAAGAGCTGAAAGCTCTGGCTGAAAAAGCAGACACTGTTTATCTGGCAACGGACTTAGACCGGGAAGGGGAGGCGATAGCCTGGCACCTTCAGGAAATTATTGGTGGCGAACATCAGAAGTTTAAACGTGTGGTGTTTAACGAGATCACTCAAAACGCCATTAAAAATGCTTTCGTTGAACCAGGTGAAGTGAATCAGCACCGTGTAAATGCGCAGCAAGCCCGTCGCTTTTTAGACCGGGTTGTTGGCTTTATGGTGTCGCCATTGTTGTGGAAAAAAGTCGCCCGTGGCTTATCTGCTGGCCGTGTACAGTCTGTCGCTGTGCGTTTAGTGGTAGAGCGTGAGCGTGAAATTAAAGCTTTTGTGCCGGAAGAATACTGGACTGTTGCCGCAGACACCCTGACCAAAACGGGTGTAAACCTGCAACTGGATGTGGCTAAACAGGCCGGAAAAGCCTTCAGACCGGAAAATAAAGCTCAGACTGATGCTGCTGTGGCTGTGTTGCAAAAAGCCAGCTATCAGGTCACTGAGCGCGAAGATAAGCCATCGAGCAGTAAAGCTCAGGCGCCTTTTATCACCTCGACCTTACAACAAGCTGCCAGTACCCGTTTAGGTTATGGTGTGAAAAAAACCATGATGCTGGCGCAGCGCTTGTACGAAGCCGGTCACATTACCTATATGCGTACCGACTCGACCAACTTAAGTGTGGATGCACTTACCGCTTGTCGCGATTATATTGAACAAAGTTTTGGTGCTAAGTATCTGCCGGAACAACCCTTAAGTTATGGCAGCAAAGCCAATGCTCAGGAAGCGCACGAAGCCATTCGTCCATCTGATGTGTTTGTTTTAGCCAGCAGTCTGCAGGATATGGAAGCCGATGCCCGTAAGCTTTACGAGCTGATTTGGCGCCAGTTTGTTGCCTGCCAAATGCCATCAGCTCAATATGATGTGACGACCATCACTGTCACCGCAGCTGACTTTGAATTAAAAGCTAAAGGCCGTGTATTACGTTTTGACGGCTGGACCAAAGTGCAGCCTGCGCAAAAACGCAAAGACGAAGAAGAGCTGGAACTGCCGGATGTCAAACCGGGCGAAACCTTAACGCTGGAACAGTTAGCTCCTGCTCAGCATTTTACCAAACCACCGGCACGTTTTAGCGAAGCCAGTTTAGTAAAAGAACTGGAAAAACGCGGTATAGGCCGTCCTTCGACTTACGCAGCCATTATTTCCACTATTCAGGAACGTGGTTATGTCAAAGTAGACAACCGTCGTTTCTATGCTGAGAAAATGGGTGAAATTGTTACAGACCGTTTAGTCGAAAACTTCAGCGATTTAATGAGTTACGACTTCACCGCTAATATGGAAGTCCGGCTGGATGATATAGCTCAGGGCGAACTGCAGTGGAAGAAGGTTCTGGACCAATTCTACGGTGATTTTTCTCATCAGTTAAAAACCGCAGAATCTGATCCTGAGCAAGGTGGCATGCGCACCAATCAGTTTGTGCTGACTGACATTGCCTGCCCGACTTGTGGCCGTCAGATGGGTATTCGTACCGCCTCTACCGGGGTGTTTTTGGGCTGTTCAGGCTACAACCTGCCGCCGAAAGAGCGTTGTACCACCACCATGAACCTGACACCAGGTGATGATGCGGTTGAAGTAGCCGACGATGACGAACTGGAAACCGAAGTACTGCGTCATAAAAAGCGTTGTGCTAAATGTGGCACTGCCATGGATCATTACCTGATAGACGAGCAGCGTAAGCTTTATGTCTGTGGTAATAACCCGGGTTGTGATGGTTATCTGGTTGAATCCGGTGTGTTTAAGCTCAAAGGTTATGACGGCCCGCTGATCGAATGTGAAAAGTGTGGCAGCGATATGCAGCTCAAATCAGGCCGTTTTGGTAAGTACTTTGGTTGTACCAATGACGCCTGTAAAAACACCCGTAAGCTGCTGAAAAATGGTGAAGCTGCGCCGCCAAAAGAAGATCCGGTGCATTTGCCTGAGCTCAAATGCGAAAAGTCAGATACCTATTTTGTGTTGCGTGATGGTGCCGCAGGTTTATTCCTCGCTGCCGCGACTTTCCCTAAATCCAGGGAAACACGAGCGCCTCTGGTGTCTGAACTGGCTCGCTTTAAAGATCGTATTATGCCGAAGTTCCACTATTTGGCAGAAGCTCCTGCAGCTGATGCTTCTGGTAATCCGACCATCATCCGCTGGAGTCGCAAAACAAAGCAGCAGTATGTGATGACGGAGAAAGACGGCAAAGCCACAGGCTGGTCTGCCTGGTTCGAAAATGGCCGCTGGGTAGTCACCAAAGAAAAAG
Protein-coding sequences here:
- a CDS encoding VolA/Pla-1 family phospholipase yields the protein MNKLLLSFAIASALGLAGCGGESLDEIKEDTQTGGEVQIPLSRVVYDPANGVLSPPNDLLLQGTTDGTLFMPGEKNASGAHLNYPNYADPSTALGALDGWSTQNPFTLALSFASGVTLDAASVQQAGAVYLVETLMGDPASPDADCRVVPRGAACKPVGSLRYGVDYITRASGNNVAVIPLKPLKPATTYILVVTNALKDSEGRSVAPSVTYELVKQDITTKPLGTAAQLALQGVINSFENAVSVESINKADIIYTAAITTQSTAPVFASIKKLMAPSPLNNNTPPSVMLTDTGAVVSDVLFQGQTVADSPADPRFIFKLAKLYTGTINLPYYLKAATAGNPASPLSTRWVARCDSGAIIASLSDAQKTALESGITDPAQLANDAYCKAASGGALRDFGLDKQRHLTKFNVIPKTNSTQTVAVQVTVPDEVRGAALGLVKPAAGWPVVILQHGITSKKEDMLAITGALSARGFATIAIDHPLHGSRGFKFPVQDANGVVKDLVINASTNSATDYMNLSNLLVTRDNLRQSIADMLGLRLGMNFNNQPGLLNTQDVQFLGHSLGAISGTSMVALANTTTGSAQLDALYKIRSATLAMPGGAVANFLLESASFGPTIKASVLLGAGGTTAAAYTQFAASNTCGTGQAAPYAACFNSFVQALSATNPTALAALNASFASFAFAAQTVTDAGDPNNYASMLVASATPTYIIEVVGDQAGQLPDQVIPNRAAAMPLAGTEPLAALLGASAVNNVAGTYPVTGTALSRFIAGGHSSILSPAASSAATTEMQSQSVSFFMGRGAGVVVTNGAVMAPAN
- the sohB gene encoding protease SohB, which translates into the protein MEFLYQYGLFLAKTATVVIAVAVIIVLVVSARQKTKKGELEFSDLSEDYSELTADLQQQLLDKKAYKAWTKSQKQKDEPKERLFVLDFNGSMDAHEVDALREEVTAVLAVATATDEVLLRLESPGGVVHGYGLAASQLDRIKQHNIRLTVAVDKVAASGGYMMACIADRILAAPFAVVGSIGVVAQLPNFHKLLKKNHIDVEQFTAGEFKRTVTVFAENTDKGREKFQQELEQTHVLFKDFVHKHRPVLDIDQVATGEHWFGYQALDLHLIDQLQTSDDYLVQQFHSKKVVQVKYQLKLKLAEKVGLAASTALSSSLHKLSQLSFWR
- the tmpT gene encoding thiopurine S-methyltransferase; this encodes MHSEFWHNCWQQQRIGFHQYDVHPLLPVLVSQLSWDRSKTVFAPLCGKSLDLWWLSQQGKVIGAELSELACQQFYQQQEQKFSVSAQGDFQYFSHQSVDIWQGDYFALKPEQLDEIGLIYDRAALIALPSQMRIDYVKQLKKLCTGPVSLLLLSLEYPQEEMSGPPFSVTEQEVRQLFDYSASVELVALRNLTGRPFAQRQFNVSKLVEKAYWIRW
- a CDS encoding dicarboxylate/amino acid:cation symporter, giving the protein MTSKKKLGLTPRILIGMALGILVGALFKFLLAGEAERTLSLFGVELGLRAFFVDGIFHAGGQIFVASLKMLVVPLVFVSLVCGTSSLSDGSTLGRLGGKSVGLYILTTAIAIAIAIFFALLVSPGTGVQMTADANFSVQQAPSITQVFINMFPSNPVEAMAKGEMLQIIVFSVLFGLAVALTGEAGARVRALFTDLNEVVMKLVGFMMALAPYGVFFLMAKLFTSLDLKDLESLGWYFSTVLFVLFFHGFIVYGLFIGVFGGLNPLMFFRKMKDAALFGFSMSSSNATIPVNMETTTKKLGVSNNIASFTIPLGATINMDGTAIMQGVATVFIAQVFQVDLTTMDYLMVILTATLASVGTAGVPGVGLIMLAMVLQQVGLPVEGIALIIGVDRLLDMTRTAVNITGDAMVSCLIAKSENQFDAECFNNPDAGRNS
- a CDS encoding Ig-like domain-containing protein encodes the protein MLRVRCYFVIILLFLLASCGGGGGTISDDDDGGGSTEVISISLALTSASAVVSSEVSKAQPLTLTATLTSSTGRSMAGQLVTFSFNDALLASFNNEAGTAQTNSSGIAVIGVVVGTKSGAGTIAATLTGGQSATISFASAGDADDVEPEKPVGSLRLIADSLQLGSGNTAKVAVSAVVLDANNVLQPGVTVQFSTSSGQLEVVSAVTESDGVAKANLSSSIDPSLRTITVTAAVGDKLATLDINVIGTAILISAPRSMVLSDEVSITADLTDFDGKGIQGRTLTVTSALGNPVSSTSLVTAGNSGRVSFTYRAVQGGTDELTVVGLGATAVATISIQADQFRFLNTDVIEVPLGIEQSLTAEWLVNNLPNAGKALNFTTTRGTLGLLTGNVTQVSVDQTTNAQGQASVLVASNFAGFANIAATEVRSGATDLLTTQTQIEFIATVPDTIAVSAFPAQLGPGEQSVVRSVVRDKNNNPVKNRSVAFTLDGAPGGQINPAVAITDSQGLASTVFTADNTTGAGTGANLNVLATVLNTTPVVRGNTPVSVGSRTLFFRFGTGNSIIAPSNSLFAQEFSILVTDSSGNPVAGQELNVSVVPLSYNKGFWMAVPDLIDFEYWDSVITSPDCASEDVNNNGILDPGEDLNGNGQLTPGNVASVPRTVQADDNGIATFDLTYTRDFAPWTRVLLSVTGFADGTENIASREYRILVSGEYVSDETAKPASNPFGSGALCSNTN
- the astB gene encoding N-succinylarginine dihydrolase, which encodes MKFFEANFDGLVGPTHNYAGLSIGNVASLNNAKNTSSPKQAAKQGLQKMKSLSELGLIQGVLAPQERPDVYTLRRLGFTGTDSEVISKAAKQAPAVLKAVCSASSMWTANAATISPSADTADGKIHFTPANLTNKFHRSLEPVTTGRILKAMFSDDKHFAHHQHLPDNDHFGDEGAANHTRLCSDYGKSGVELFVYGRYAFDSSKPAPKRFPARHTLEACEAVARLHGLSENGAVMMQQNPDVIDQGVFHNDVIAVGNQNVLFFHEQAFVDTQNKLDEIRRKFGSAADLHFIEVKTSEVSVAEAVKTYLFNTQLVTLPNGDMAIIAPTECRDSATVSAYLEQLTGRGTPVRQVHYFDVKQSMQNGGGPACLRLRVAMSDAEHQAVNPAVLMNNSLFIHLNQWVDTHYRDEISEADLADPQLLVESRQALDELTKILKLGSVYQFQRN